TGAACCGCACGAACGTGTCCTTGGACCCGAAGTTCATCAGCCCGTCTCTCGGCAACCCGAACTTCTTCTGCCAGTCCACCTCTCCGATGATCAAGCGCGGAAAGGGCAAGCTGGATATTGGTCTTACTGCAACTGACGTCGTTAAGGAAGAAGAAGCTGTCGAAGAAACACGTAATCCGGATACCGATGGCGATGGCCTTTGCGATCCGTGGGTTTCCGAAGAAGGTCTCTCCGAAAAGTACGCTGGCGTTTGCACCGGTTTCGATAACTGCCCGGAAGAAGCCGAAGACTTCGATGGCTTCCAGGACGACGATGGCTGCCCGGATGCCGACAACGACCGCGATGGTCTCTGCGACCCGTGGGTTGAAGCTAAGGGTATGCTTTCCCAGTACGCTCACATCTGTAAGGGTGTGGACCTCTGCCCGGAACAGGCTGAATCTCTCAACAACTACAAGGACGACGATGGTTGCCCGGATGAAGTTCCGCAGCCGCCGAAGAAGGTCTTCGTTCTTGAAGGTGTGAACTTCGAATCTGGTAAGTCCACGATTACTCAGGACTCCTACATCTCCTTGATGAAGGTCGTCGATATCATGGAAACCTTCCCGGAAGCTACTTTCGAAATTATTGGTCATACTGATAACATCGGTAACAAGGACAAGAACATGACCCTCTCCGCAGACCGTGCAAACGCTGTGAAGAACTTCCTTGTCGAAAAGGGTATTACCGAAAGCCGTATGACGACTAAGGGCATGGGCGATACTAAGCCTGTTGCTTCCAACAAGACACCTGAAGGACGTGCGCAGAACCGCCGTATCGAGTTCATCCGCACGGATATTAAGTAAAGGAGTAGGTGATGTTGCGTACTAGTTTCATCAAGACGTCCGCTCTCGGACTTGCCGTAGCCAGCACTTCTTTGTTTGCAGAGGCAACCTACACGCCGAATAAGTATCAGCAGAATGACTGGTTTGCAGAATTTGGTGGTAACACCGCCATGTACGTGAACCCGGCTGGTATTTCTGAAACCGATCAGCTCGAATTCAGCGCTGCATTCTTTAGCACCATTAGTGGCGAAGCTAGCCAGGAATATGTCAGCTTGACATACCCGATTGACTACAAGCACACTTTGGGCTTCTCCCTTTTCGAAAATGGT
This genomic stretch from Fibrobacter sp. UWB16 harbors:
- a CDS encoding OmpA family protein, with the translated sequence MTLKKLVLITAGAMLLSGTAMAKNINVPGDFAKIADALGNADAGDTILVKRGVYNENITLIMGVVLKGEDPLSTIIDGGRRGPTVMGTSGAEMSHFTVRNGLEGILCENAAPYIHHCYVIDNHATGIGAFISLPWLRNNVVYGNRWSGILAWGAKSLDAYIEQNVVLRNGYSGLTLKGPTNLVARNNIFMENHYYGVFADPAAGQTKVEYNNIYKNYYPFNQFIKVNRTNVSLDPKFISPSLGNPNFFCQSTSPMIKRGKGKLDIGLTATDVVKEEEAVEETRNPDTDGDGLCDPWVSEEGLSEKYAGVCTGFDNCPEEAEDFDGFQDDDGCPDADNDRDGLCDPWVEAKGMLSQYAHICKGVDLCPEQAESLNNYKDDDGCPDEVPQPPKKVFVLEGVNFESGKSTITQDSYISLMKVVDIMETFPEATFEIIGHTDNIGNKDKNMTLSADRANAVKNFLVEKGITESRMTTKGMGDTKPVASNKTPEGRAQNRRIEFIRTDIK